From Malaya genurostris strain Urasoe2022 chromosome 2, Malgen_1.1, whole genome shotgun sequence:
catgcagtcgagtaagaattcattgctcattccgtcatttcgataatgtgggcttcaatgattcgattcactggaacagctcaggagcgaattgcccatctctactaaCCGCATTCTCAGCGGGTAACATGACAACCCTGAACCGGTTCAGAAAATCGGATTCGTGGACAACACATTATATTTTGACAGTTACTATTCAAACGCCCAATTTTGAAAACCGAAGATCTGATGCATCATCGTTATCGTCAAAATGTTCCCGTAATAAAACTTGATTTTTCTGCTAtatttcactcttttgttctattaCTGTGATTGCAGTGATAAGAGAGATAGCGACAATACTATTGAAACATAAATTCTGTGCGTAAAGGAACTGTGACCATCCGCGACCGAGGTGGTTGGCGAATGTTTATCATTTGCATCTGCATAGGGGAATTGAAAACAAGCCATTAAATAGGAAAAAGCCCGACGTCAGAAAGGTGAAACCGAAAACTTACTATCAAGACATTCAATGTCCATGTAGTGAACGTGAGTGATCTCTATATCGCTTTTCGGTGTAAGACTGTGTGACCAATATTATGCGCTTCTaaaaaaaagtacaaacctaaccaagtggaaaaaaatgaaaggaacttttggttgaaaaacTACGTGGGATCAGTTTAATTTGTTTGTTGTGGATTGCGTGGTCAGCTTCTGCTCTGTGCTGCATAGACCAGTGACCTTTAGTGGGACTGACAAAGATTAAACCATTATTCCCGGATTATAGAAGTTGGTGGTCTGTTGGTGATAACTGCCAACGGATTAGCTTCAAGAATCGTGGTAAGAAGCGAAGTGGTAGCATTAAGTTATTTATTTTTGGATTTCCTCATGGACAGCTAAAAATAGATCGGAAGCTTCATCTATCGGTAAAGAATTTAGCTAATGTTTGTTTGCTATCGTTTTAGGCAATTTGACGGTGTACGAAAGTTGACCAACGCGCGTTGGCTAGATAAGCGGTACCACCATGGGTGCAATAATATCGAGATTTCGGGTGAGTGCTTATTGGATGATTAATTATTCGAGGTGTCGAGTTGGTTTTTATCAAAACTATTTACTCGGAAAATGAGGAAACTCAAAGCTTTGTTATTTTTACATAACGTGCGGGCTTTTTGCGTGATAAGttaaatagttttatttcataGTCCGTAACGTCCTTCGTTGAAGCGCATCATTCACagtgtttgaattttttttttcattccactCTGGAACCAAACCAGATGGCTACGTTGTTCGTTTTCATTTCGAATGCCCACTGCAAttaataatttgattttttttgcaattactTCTAATGACAGAAAGAGAAAACAACTTATGAGAAACTGGAAAACCTAGAGGAAAAAATCAGAGACATCGAAGCGTACACCATCAGCACTCAAGCACGACAGAAACGTTTTGTGGGAAATTTCCTGGTCATCTCAATTGGACTGTACGTGCTTTCGTCGTTAGTATTTTATTTCGCGTTCTTTCCGCCAACATGGAACGAAAGAATTATACACTCGTTGCCTCTGCTGATCTGTCCTATGATGTAAGTATGGAGGAGTGGGAAACAACCGATTTCAGAGTAATATAACTGAACTTTTATAGCATAACTTTATTCAAAAAAAGTCTGGCCTGGTACTTCGAGCGAAAGGTGgtaataaacacaaatgaactTAAAGAACTACGGGCGGAAAAAAAGAGAATATTGGAAAAGGTAATGGACAAAGAGACCTACAAAGTAGCGGTGGATATTTTGAACCGGTTTGGTGACAAATCGCACAAAGCCCAGACACAGTCTCTGAGTTGTAAGTATCGAACGGTGATGTTGAcgttagttttaaaaaaatcaacattCAATTTCTCGACCAGCCCTGTCGCCTCCAAGAGGAACCCAACCACTCCCGATGACTCCCAAGATGCCAGGACAGATTAGGCCTCAATTGGCACCTCAATCTGCACCAGGCATCCAAATGACACCAGTCGGAGCCAGACAGATGCCGGTAACACCGATTGGGTTCAACGTAAACGTTAGACAGCCCACACCGATGGCGTATCAACAGCAATCGGCTGGTCTTATTCACAGACCCATTGGGATGGGGGGTTCTCAAACGATGCCTTACCGACGCACTCCCTTCCCCATCATCAACCACAGCCAGAAAGGGATGATCGAAAAAATGGTCGATTATCTTGTCGGCGATGGTCCGAACAGTCGATTTGCAATGATTTGCAGAGAATGCACGATGCATAATGGTTCGTACGGGACAGAAATCGAAACCCTATCAACAAACGATTTAATAAACCTTTTCCAGGTATGGCCCATCAGGAAGACTACGAATACACTGCGTTTCGATGTGCGTTCTGTGGAGTGTTCAATCCAGCTAAGAAACAACGTTCGCAGGCTCCTAGACTGCCATTCGAGCAAGCTCAAATGGATAAATTAGCTGAACTACGACGATCCAGTCCGTCGGTGTCGGAATCGGAAGCCTCTTCGCCTGAAGATAGTCACACTGCTGAGATTGTAGCGGGTACCTACTATACCTAATCATTTTACAAATATTGAATCTAATCTGTTATCCAAATTGCAGCTACCAATCAAGGCGAAGAAGCACCGGACACAGAGGTTCCTACCGAAGAGAACgtattcgagaaaagtgacggaAGTGAACCAGAAGTGGAAACTGTAGCAAAACCGGAGGATAGTAATACTCGTGCAGCGGAATCCGAAAATGACAATCAGGAAAATTCGACCAGCGAAGAAACCCCTCTGATGGAAACAGAAAACAAAACGGACTGAAAAAATtctattattatattttttgtttgccAAACAAGCCATGGAGTTAATGCTCCCAGATTTGTTAGTGCATTTGTTCTACAATCAATGGTCAGACAGCGGCACGAAGCTCCTTGCACGGCTTTGTTTTGCTATGGCAGTTCGTAAAGAACAGTACAGCCATCAAAGTCGTGTTTAACGGGGTCATCTCGATGAGTAAGCCGGCAGTTAATCTTTGGCATGCGAAAGAAGCAGTTAGTCTCATGCAAAATGATGCAATTTGCTTAATCTCTTACTCactttttttccgaaattttaGTCGAAACTGTATTTCCAATTTGTTAGCTCTGAcactatttgtttttttttatcaattccttATATCGCTTTTATAGCTGTACTCGCGAAATAGTcttatgtagattttaattagtCGAAGCACTTTTCGTATTCGTATATGTTTTTCAACTGTGAGagatttcaataataaaatgaatcgttaGAGAGCTGAGACATGGAATTCAGGCGCAGATGTAACATAACGCTGTACTAGAGGGGAATAGCTTTAGACGAAAACTGTGGCATGGCCGTTTTAAGGTAAGAAAAATTAGAAGGCACGGACGtgtataatttaatttattaaacTTTTGTATTTGAGTGTAAAAAATGAAGATTTGTTAtcctttttataagaaatcataCAACATATTAAAACGGCAATGGTGACGAATAAAGTTTGTTGTTGATTGCAttagaaaaaatcatgtttaTTTTCTGTAACGGAAACCACACCGTCCTTTGCGAGTTGGCTCAAGCTGAAggcattttcaaaacaatttccaaCGTTACTGACGACCCCTCcctttggttggtgggcttgacggtattgcaaacatcatcacatacaatcaattagcgttacaatttga
This genomic window contains:
- the LOC131430398 gene encoding endoplasmic reticulum junction formation protein lunapark-B, translating into MGAIISRFRKEKTTYEKLENLEEKIRDIEAYTISTQARQKRFVGNFLVISIGLYVLSSLVFYFAFFPPTWNERIIHSLPLLICPMIITLFKKSLAWYFERKVVINTNELKELRAEKKRILEKVMDKETYKVAVDILNRFGDKSHKAQTQSLSSLSPPRGTQPLPMTPKMPGQIRPQLAPQSAPGIQMTPVGARQMPVTPIGFNVNVRQPTPMAYQQQSAGLIHRPIGMGGSQTMPYRRTPFPIINHSQKGMIEKMVDYLVGDGPNSRFAMICRECTMHNGMAHQEDYEYTAFRCAFCGVFNPAKKQRSQAPRLPFEQAQMDKLAELRRSSPSVSESEASSPEDSHTAEIVAATNQGEEAPDTEVPTEENVFEKSDGSEPEVETVAKPEDSNTRAAESENDNQENSTSEETPLMETENKTD